A stretch of Coccidioides posadasii str. Silveira chromosome 2, complete sequence DNA encodes these proteins:
- a CDS encoding uncharacterized protein (CAZy:GH3~EggNog:ENOG410PJPJ~COG:G~BUSCO:1309at33183): MGDIGYRQMGQLFVMGFDGTSVDPQIRSLIEDYRLGSIILTAKNLKSAEETTKLVLELQTIARDAGHPAPLMIGLDQENGGVNSLFDEIYIRQFPSAMGIAATGSKSLAREVAKATAQELSAVGVNWILGPVLDVLNNARSQPLGVRSIGDDAQEVSAYGVEFMKGYQEAGLVTCGKHFPSYGNLEVLGNQTDVPVITDTLEQLSMSALVPFRNAIAQGIDSMMVGGCAMSSAGVNVMHACLSEQVVDDLLRKDLNFNGVVVSECLEMEALSFNIGVGGGTVMAMKAGCDLILLCRSFSVQQEAINGLRLGVENGIINKERIRQSVQRVLDMKARCTSWEKALNPAGISLLSQMQPSHTNLSTRAYNSSITIVRDKNNLLPLTSVLEPDEELLLLTPLVKPLPASAVSLSITESSRETVLSTDTVSWERSASVMSGESVFREFGRSLARHRNGRVLHTSYTANGVRPVHENLINRASGVIVVTADSNRNLYQYGFTKHVAMICNAQFAANGDRRSKPLVVVAVSSPYDFATDQSIGTYVCTYDFTETALQALVKVLYGDLTATGVLPGTLSRSQKLHQSRQHWLVENWNEDRDANALDELLTAIREDSTHNQRSALAGVTSNTFLLRNSDVEEAHFVVRNSSTQALYGFCSTYFFKSTGTAVIGALIVDPGRRKLSIGNSLHNRAIRSLMQRQGVRRFQLGSRLPGVYLGIPTGNPVERKRLRQWFASLGWNTSLSRPVCTMILPNLGEWTPPEGLTRTLKSAEVSYDLVYGLDYAEAILDHVKTNSRQGVMEIYKMALSGSSANGIIRAKRNGDDAILGTVVVYTSESTLAEFVPTVKEARPMGGGISSAVISPSAGEYSTIVQGLILLGIKQLRSQGASAVVLDCVDGDGNFDGLSAMGFSTLHSFEEVTCDAATWNMLTSS; the protein is encoded by the exons ATGGGAGACATTGGCTACAGGCAGATGGGCCAGCTCTTTGTCATGGGCTTTGATGGAACTAGCGTCGATCCCCAGATCCGGTCACTTATCGAGGACTATCGGCTTGGTTCGATCATTCTGACTGCCAAGAATCTTAAAT CGGCAGAAGAAACCACAAAGCTCGTGTTAGAGCTTCAGACTATTGCCCGGGATGCTGGTCACCCTGCTCCACTCATGATTGGCCTCGATCAGGAGAATGGAGGCGTCAACAGTCTTTTCGATGAGATCTATATCCGCCAATTTCCGAGCGCTATGGGAATCGCGGCTACTGGATCGAAGTCTCTGGCAAGGGAAGTTGCGAAAGCCACTGCTCAAGAGCTCAGTGCTGTCGGAGTCAATTGGATCCTTGGTCCGGTCCTGGATGTCTTGAACAACGCAAGAAGTCAGCCTTTGGGAGTCAGAAGTATCGGGGATGATGCTCAAGAGGTATCAGCCTACGGTGTTGAGTTCATGAAGGGCTATCAGGAAGCGGGCTTGGTTACTTGTGGGAAGCACTTTCCATCTTATGGAAACCTTGAAGTGCTAGGAAACCAAACGGACGTCCCTGTTATCACAGACACGCTTGAGCAGCTCAGCATGAGTGCCCTTGTCCCTTTTCGAAACGCAATCGCACAGGGGATTGATTCTATGATGGTTGGTGGTTGCGCAATGTCATCGGCTGGGGTGAACGTGATGCACGCTTGCTTGTCCGAGCAAGTTGTCGATGACTTGCTTCGGAAGGACCTCAACTTCAACGGCGTCGTGGTCTCTGAATGCCTGGAAATGGAAGCGCTCAGTTTCAACATTGGAGTAGGAGGAGGAACGGTAATGGCGATGAAAGCTGGCTGCGACTTGATACTCCTTTGCCGGTCATTCTCAGTTCAGCAAGAAGCAATCAATGGCTTGAGACTTGGGGTTGAGAACGGTATCATCAATAAAGAACGGATCAGGCAATCAGTGCAGAGAGTTCTTGACATGAAAGCCCGCTGTACATCGTGGGAGAAGGCATTAAACCCTGCCGGCATCAGTCTTCTCTCCCAAATGCAACCATCCCACACCAATCTATCCACCAGGGCCTATAACAGCTCCATTACCATCGTCAGAGACAAAAACAACCTCCTTCCACTCACCAGCGTCCTGGAACCCGACGAAGAGCTTCTCCTTCTCACACCTTTAGTCAAACCTTTGCCCGCATCTGCTGTGTCCCTCTCAATCACTGAAAGTAGCAGAGAAACCGTTCTTTCCACAGATACAGTCTCCTGGGAGCGCAGTGCATCTGTCATGAGCGGGGAGAGCGTTTTTCGCGAATTTGGGCGCTCGCTAGCTCGACATAGAAACGGTCGCGTTCTCCATACATCATATACCGCCAATGGAGTTCGCCCAGTCCACGAAAATCTTATTAATCGCGCAAGCGGTGTCATCGTTGTCACCGCTGACTCGAACCGAAACCTCTATCAGTATGGCTTCACAAAACATGTTGCCATGATATGCAATGCACAGTTTGCAGCAAATGGAGATAGGCGTTCCAAACCACTTGTAGTAGTGGCAGTGAGCTCACCTTATGACTTTGCCACAGATCAGTCCATTGGAACATATGTGTGCACATACGATTTTACAGAAACAGCTCTTCAGGCGTTGGTCAAGGTTTTGTACGGAGATTTGACGGCTACCGGCGTTCTTCCCGGCACCTTGAGCCGCAGCCAGAAGCTTCACCAGTCAAGGCAGCATTGGCTTGTAGAAAATTGGAATGAGGATCGCGATGCGAACGCATTGGACGAACTGCTCACCGCTATCCGCGAAGACAGCACGCACAACCAACGATCGGCTCTTGCAGGTGTTACATCCAATACATTCTTGTTACGAAATTCTGATGTTGAAGAGGCGCATTTTGTTGTCAGGAATAGCAGCACTCAGGCGCTGTATGGGTTCTGCTCGACATACTTCTTCAAGTCCACCGGGACTGCTGTAATTGGCGCCCTGATCGTCGATCCGGGGAGGCGAAAGCTGTCGATTGGAAACTCTTTACACAATCGTGCAATTCGATCATTGATGCAGAGACAAGGCGTGAGGCGATTCCAGTTGGGCTCACGGCTCCCAGGTGTATATCTTGGTATTCCGACAGGAAACCCAGTAGAGAGAAAACGTCTCCGTCAGTGGTTCGCCAGTCTGGGTTGGAATACGTCTTTATCCAGACCTGTTTGCACAATGATCCTGCCAAATCTGGGGGAGTGGACACCACCAGAAGGCCTTACTCGAACTTTGAAGAGTGCGGAAGTGAGTTACGATCTGGTTTATGGCCTGGACTATGCAGAAGCAATCCTCGATCACGTTAAGACGAATTCACGGCAGGGAGTTATGGAGATATACAAAATGGCGTTAAGTGGGTCTTCTGCGAATGGAATCATTCGCGCTAAACGGAATGGCGATGACGCTATCTTGGGGACTGTTGTTGTGTACACCAGTGAATCGACGCTGGCCGAATTCGTTCCCACAGTGAAGGAGGCGCGTCCTATGGGTGGAGGAATCTCCTCAGCGGTCATCTCCCCTTCTGCCGGGGAGTATTCGACCATCGTTCAAGGCCTGATTTTACTGGGAATCAAGCAATTACGTAGCCAGGGGGCCAGTGCGGTGGTTCTGGATTGT GTGGATGGAGACGGCAATTTCGATGGTCTGTCGGCCATGGGGTTCTCTACGCTCCACAGCTTCGAGGAGGTGACCTGTGATGCGGCCACCTGGAACATGTTGACTTCGTCATGA